In Phyllopteryx taeniolatus isolate TA_2022b chromosome 1, UOR_Ptae_1.2, whole genome shotgun sequence, the following proteins share a genomic window:
- the ahcyl1 gene encoding S-adenosylhomocysteine hydrolase-like protein 1 isoform X2, whose protein sequence is MAHTAIQFANAEDKQEFSKYPTKAGRRSLSRSISQSSTDSYSSAASYTDSSDDETSPRDKAQVNTQGSSDFCVKNNKQAEFGRREIEIAEQDMSALISLRKRAQGEKPLAGAKVVGCTHITAQTAVLIETLVALGAQCRWTACNIYSTQNEVAAALAETGVPVFAWKGESEDDFWWCIDRCVNTEGWQANMILDDGGDLTHWVYKKYPNVFKKVRGIVEESVTGVHRLYQLSKASKLCVPAMNVNDSVTKQKFDNLYCCRESILDGLKRTTDIMFGGKQVVVCGYGEVGKGCCTALKALGAIVCITEIDPICALQACMDGFRVVKLSEVIRQMDVVITCTGNKNVVTREQLDRMKNGCVVCNMGHSNTEIDVASLRSHELTWERVRSQVDHIIWPDGKRVVLLAEGRLLNLSCSTVPTFVLSITATTQALALIELFNAPEGRYKQDVYLLPKKMDEYVASLHLPNFDAHLTELSDEQAKYMGLNKNGPFKPNYYRY, encoded by the exons ATGGCGCACACAGCG ATCCAGTTTGCCAATGCGGAGGACAAACAGGAGTTCAGCAAATACCCGACGAAGGCTGGCCGCcgctcgctctctcgctccATCTCGCAGTCGTCCACAGATAGCTACAGCTCGG CTGCGTCGTACACTGACAGCTCTGATGACGAAACATCCCCCCGAGACAAAGCTCAGGTCAACACACAGGGCAGCAGCGACTTCTGCGTGAAGAACAACAAGCAGGCCGAGTTTGGCCGTCGTGAGATTGAAATTGCCGAACAAG ACATGTCGGCCCTCATTTCCCTGAGGAAGAGAGCCCAGGGCGAGAAGCCTCTGGCGGGGGCCAAGGTGGTGGGCTGTACCCACATCACCGCTCAGACGGCG GTGCTGATCGAGACCCTGGTGGCCCTGGGGGCTCAGTGTCGCTGGACCGCCTGCAACATCTACTCCACCCAGAATGAGGTGGCCGCCGCTCTGGCTGAAACAG GAGTGCCCGTGTTTGCCTGGAAGGGCGAGTCCGAGGACGATTTCTGGTGGTGCATCGACCGCTGCGTCAACACGGAGGGCTGGCAGGCCAATATG ATCTTGGACGACGGCGGAGACCTGACACACTGGGTTTACAAGAAGTACCCCAACGTGTTCAAGAAAGTGCGGGGCATCGTCGAGGAGAGTGTCACCGGAGTTCACCG ACTGTACCAGCTATCTAAAGCCAGCAAGCTGTGCGTCCCGGCCATGAACGTGAATGACTCGGTCACCAAGCAGAAGTTCGACAACCTCTACTGCTGCCGTGAATCCATCCTGGATGG ttTGAAGAGGACCACGGACATCATGTTTGGTGGTAAACAGGTGGTGGTGTGCGGTTATGGAGAG GTGGGCAAAGGCTGCTGCACGGCTCTAAAAGCCCTGGGAGCCATCGTGTGCATCACTGAGATCGACCCCATCTGCGCCCTGCAGGCATG CATGGACGGCTTCCGAGTGGTCAAACTGAGCGAGGTCATCCGGCAGATGGACGTGGTCATCACTTGCACTG GCAACAAGAATGTCGTCACCAGAGAGCAACTGGACCGCATGAAGAACGGCTGCGTGGTGTGCAACATGGGTCACTCCAACACGGAGATTGATGTG GCCAGTCTGCGCAGCCACGAGCTGACCTGGGAGCGGGTCCGCTCGCAGGTGGACCACATCATCTGGCCGGATGGGAAGAGAGTTGTGCTTCTGGCCGAG GGTCGCCTCCTGAATCTGAGCTGCTCCACAGTGCCCACCTTTGTGCTGTCCATCACCGCGACCACTCAG GCACTGGCCCTGATTGAGTTGTTCAATGCTCCAGAGGGACGTTACAAGCAGGACGTGTATCTCCTGCCCAAGAAAATGG ACGAGTATGTGGCCAGTTTGCACCTCCCCAACTTTGACGCTCACCTCACAGAGCTCTCTGACGAGCAGGCCAAGTACATGGGCCTCAACAAGAACGGCCCCTTCAAACCCAATTATTACAG GTATTAA